The following proteins are encoded in a genomic region of Streptomyces collinus Tu 365:
- a CDS encoding SSI family serine proteinase inhibitor, translated as MKHLTRVKAAAAALLTLTGLLVTGPAQAAPRDASRGTWLHLTVSRGDGADGPARGALLLCDPPLGHPHAARACAQLAAAGGDIARIPYAHGVFCPMIYAPVTARARGRWHGRPVAFRETYSSACVLRARTGAVFALDR; from the coding sequence ATGAAGCACCTCACCCGAGTGAAAGCGGCCGCCGCGGCCCTGCTGACCCTCACCGGACTCCTCGTCACGGGCCCGGCCCAGGCGGCGCCCCGTGACGCGTCGCGCGGCACCTGGCTCCACCTGACCGTCAGCCGCGGCGACGGCGCCGACGGCCCCGCCCGGGGCGCCCTGCTGCTGTGCGACCCGCCGCTCGGCCACCCGCACGCGGCCCGGGCCTGTGCCCAACTCGCCGCGGCGGGCGGCGACATCGCCCGCATCCCGTACGCCCACGGCGTGTTCTGCCCGATGATCTACGCCCCGGTGACCGCCCGCGCGCGCGGCCGGTGGCACGGCCGGCCGGTCGCGTTCCGGGAGACGTACTCCAGCGCGTGCGTCCTGCGGGCCCGCACCGGAGCCGTCTTCGCCCTGGACCGCTGA
- a CDS encoding M14 family zinc carboxypeptidase, translated as MSLLPELRYPSVPELVATARALAAQEPGLCSLRQVGVSRAGRPLHLLSVGHAGRAVLVVAGAHANEPAGGSTLRVLAERVLAERELRTGTSWHFLLCADPDGASLHVTPAPRSLLDYHLGFYRPTGAEQPEWSPAVLPPDRLPPETRALTGVIDELRPYLQVTLHGTDLGGSWVQLTKDVPGLAEPFAKSAAELHIPVETGASDAAGWPASGPGVHVMPGPETGVAYPSLPDDARHSTWYHAHRYGGLTAVVEVPMWASDLVDDPAPHPAPAAAMRRLAERLLRDSLLVEGVLADALPRLAGAEGPLLRAARWALELIPGLAQDWIQTQPAGTTMAYVGSVDAFGRRLPLRAAAMLLRVLRQTDDRAAPRLEQLVALWCEAFAQRFRARWVPLEHQVEHQSRTVLVAARQARERGV; from the coding sequence GTGAGTCTTCTGCCGGAGCTGCGCTACCCCAGCGTTCCCGAACTGGTCGCCACCGCGCGGGCGCTGGCGGCCCAGGAGCCCGGTCTGTGCTCGCTCAGACAGGTGGGGGTCTCGCGGGCCGGGCGGCCGCTGCACCTGCTGTCGGTGGGGCACGCCGGGCGGGCCGTGCTGGTGGTGGCGGGCGCCCACGCCAACGAACCCGCGGGCGGCTCCACCCTCCGGGTGCTGGCCGAACGGGTGCTCGCGGAGCGCGAGTTGCGCACCGGCACCTCCTGGCACTTCCTGCTGTGCGCGGACCCGGACGGCGCGAGCCTGCACGTGACCCCGGCGCCGCGCAGCCTGCTCGACTACCACCTCGGCTTCTACCGGCCGACCGGCGCCGAACAGCCCGAGTGGTCTCCGGCGGTGCTGCCGCCGGACCGGCTGCCGCCCGAGACGCGGGCGCTGACCGGGGTGATCGACGAGCTGCGCCCGTACCTCCAGGTGACGCTGCACGGCACCGATCTGGGCGGCAGCTGGGTGCAGTTGACCAAGGACGTGCCCGGGCTCGCCGAGCCGTTCGCCAAGTCGGCGGCCGAGCTGCACATCCCGGTCGAGACGGGTGCCTCGGACGCCGCCGGCTGGCCCGCGTCGGGGCCGGGAGTGCATGTGATGCCGGGCCCGGAGACGGGGGTGGCCTACCCGAGCCTGCCGGACGACGCACGGCACAGCACCTGGTACCACGCGCACCGCTACGGCGGTCTGACGGCGGTGGTCGAGGTGCCGATGTGGGCCAGCGACCTGGTGGACGACCCGGCGCCGCACCCGGCGCCCGCGGCGGCGATGCGGCGGCTGGCCGAGCGGCTGCTGCGGGACTCGCTGCTGGTGGAGGGCGTGCTCGCCGACGCGCTGCCCCGGCTTGCGGGCGCGGAGGGCCCGCTGCTGCGGGCCGCCCGGTGGGCGCTGGAGCTGATCCCCGGCCTGGCGCAGGACTGGATCCAGACGCAGCCGGCCGGGACGACGATGGCGTACGTCGGCAGCGTGGACGCCTTCGGGCGGCGGCTGCCGCTGCGGGCGGCGGCGATGCTGCTGCGGGTGCTGCGCCAGACCGACGACCGGGCCGCCCCCCGGCTCGAACAGCTCGTGGCCCTCTGGTGCGAGGCCTTCGCGCAGCGCTTCCGGGCGCGCTGGGTGCCGCTGGAGCACCAGGTGGAGCACCAGTCGCGGACGGTCCTGGTGGCGGCCCGGCAGGCGCGCGAGCGGGGGGTGTGA
- the treY gene encoding malto-oligosyltrehalose synthase has protein sequence MTSARPAPEVPTATYRLQLQPAFPFAAAAAAVPYLASLGVSHLHLSPVLEAVPGSTHGYDVVDHARVREELGGEDGLRALARTAREHGLGLVVDIVPNHMAMAPRHNHALWEVLREGPGSAYARWFDIDWDAQDGRVLLPVLGGPVGAELDHLRVDGDVLRYHDHAFPLRAGTEELPLPRLLDAQWYRPVWWRLARTELNYRRFFSISELIGLRVEDPEVFDATHAKILELLREGVVDGLRIDHPDGLADPDGYLGRLNEATGGRWTVVEKILADGEHLPPSWPVAGTTGYDALRQIDGVFTDRTGAYELLGHYRAFAAPQTDRGGNWEATARRAAYKVLTHELATETDRLTRVAARLCAASPDLALRDRAPWALRTALEELLVRLPVYRPYASTDASAVVTEAAAEEARLAFVVREEADAVGIVRRLLVEPPGDASAPGHAGRVEFRTRFAQTASALRAKAVEDTAFYRFVPLLSTAEVGGDPGAPGVPPEEFHAYCARVQRDWPLTGTVVTTHDTKRSADVRAALAVLTECPAHWARLLAEVTTAEEGVPDGQLAWAAWQTVFGLGPAEEERIQGALLKHVREAGMYTSWTEQEPPYEEAVAAFVAAGPCGPAGERVAAFRKALEPHVRANVLGTALVQLTMPGVPDVYQGTESEYRALVDPDNRRPVSFPAAAPGEKDALTSAALRLRARRPGAFGAAAAYEPLTADGPAAEHCLAFSRSGQVVTAVTRLSLRLTEAGGWRDTRLELPPGRWADVLSPGREFTGHARVAALFDRLPVVLLERTGEQTVSPAE, from the coding sequence ATGACTTCTGCGCGCCCCGCACCGGAGGTGCCCACGGCCACCTACCGGCTGCAACTCCAGCCCGCGTTCCCGTTCGCCGCAGCCGCCGCGGCCGTACCGTACCTGGCCTCGCTCGGCGTCTCGCACCTGCACCTGTCCCCCGTCCTCGAGGCCGTTCCCGGCTCCACGCACGGCTACGACGTCGTCGACCACGCGCGCGTGCGCGAGGAACTCGGCGGCGAGGACGGCCTGCGGGCGCTGGCGCGGACGGCGCGGGAGCACGGCCTGGGCCTGGTGGTGGACATCGTGCCGAACCACATGGCCATGGCGCCCCGGCACAACCACGCCCTGTGGGAGGTGCTGCGGGAGGGCCCGGGATCTGCGTACGCGCGCTGGTTCGACATCGACTGGGACGCGCAGGACGGCCGCGTGCTGCTGCCCGTGCTCGGCGGCCCGGTCGGCGCGGAACTGGACCACCTCAGGGTCGACGGCGACGTCCTGCGCTACCACGACCACGCCTTCCCGCTCCGCGCGGGCACCGAGGAGCTGCCGCTGCCCCGGCTGCTGGACGCCCAGTGGTACCGCCCGGTGTGGTGGCGGCTGGCCCGCACCGAGCTGAACTACCGGCGGTTCTTCAGCATCTCCGAGCTGATCGGCCTGCGGGTGGAGGACCCGGAGGTGTTCGACGCCACCCACGCCAAGATCCTGGAACTGCTGCGCGAGGGCGTGGTCGACGGCCTGCGCATCGACCACCCCGACGGGCTCGCGGACCCCGACGGCTACCTCGGACGGCTGAACGAGGCGACCGGCGGGCGCTGGACGGTCGTGGAGAAGATCCTCGCCGACGGTGAGCACCTGCCGCCCTCCTGGCCCGTCGCCGGCACCACGGGCTACGACGCCCTGCGGCAGATCGACGGCGTGTTCACGGACCGCACGGGCGCCTACGAACTCCTCGGCCACTACCGGGCGTTCGCCGCGCCGCAGACCGACCGGGGCGGCAACTGGGAGGCGACGGCGCGGCGGGCCGCGTACAAGGTGCTCACGCACGAGCTGGCCACCGAGACCGACCGGCTCACCCGGGTGGCCGCCCGGCTGTGCGCCGCCTCCCCCGACCTCGCGCTGCGCGACCGGGCGCCCTGGGCGCTGCGCACCGCCCTGGAGGAGCTGCTGGTCCGGCTTCCGGTGTACCGGCCGTACGCCTCCACGGACGCGTCCGCCGTCGTCACCGAGGCGGCCGCCGAGGAGGCACGGCTGGCCTTCGTGGTGCGGGAGGAGGCCGACGCCGTCGGCATCGTCCGCCGGCTGCTGGTCGAGCCGCCCGGCGACGCGTCGGCACCCGGCCACGCCGGCCGCGTGGAGTTCCGGACCCGGTTCGCGCAGACCGCGTCCGCGCTGCGCGCCAAGGCGGTCGAGGACACGGCGTTCTACCGCTTCGTGCCGCTGCTGTCGACGGCCGAGGTGGGCGGCGACCCCGGTGCGCCCGGCGTGCCGCCGGAGGAGTTCCACGCGTACTGCGCGCGCGTGCAGCGCGACTGGCCGCTCACCGGCACGGTCGTCACCACCCACGACACCAAGCGCAGCGCGGACGTGCGCGCGGCCCTGGCCGTGCTCACCGAGTGCCCGGCGCACTGGGCCCGGCTGCTCGCCGAGGTGACGACGGCCGAGGAGGGCGTGCCGGACGGACAGCTCGCCTGGGCGGCCTGGCAGACGGTGTTCGGGCTGGGGCCGGCGGAGGAGGAGCGCATCCAGGGGGCGCTGCTGAAGCACGTGCGCGAGGCGGGCATGTACACGAGCTGGACGGAGCAGGAGCCGCCGTACGAGGAGGCGGTGGCGGCGTTCGTCGCGGCCGGTCCGTGCGGGCCGGCCGGCGAGCGCGTGGCCGCCTTCCGCAAGGCGCTGGAGCCGCACGTCCGGGCGAACGTGCTGGGGACCGCGCTGGTGCAGCTGACGATGCCGGGGGTGCCGGACGTCTACCAGGGCACGGAGAGCGAGTACCGGGCGCTGGTGGACCCGGACAACCGGCGGCCGGTGTCGTTCCCGGCGGCGGCGCCCGGCGAGAAGGACGCTCTGACGTCGGCCGCGCTGCGGCTGCGCGCGCGACGGCCCGGCGCCTTCGGCGCGGCGGCGGCGTACGAACCGCTCACCGCGGACGGGCCGGCGGCCGAGCACTGTCTGGCGTTCTCCCGCTCGGGCCAGGTGGTCACCGCGGTGACCCGGCTGTCGCTGCGCCTGACGGAGGCGGGCGGCTGGCGGGACACCCGGCTGGAGCTGCCGCCGGGGCGCTGGGCGGACGTCCTGTCCCCGGGCCGCGAGTTCACGGGCCACGCACGCGTGGCCGCCCTCTTCGACCGCCTGCCGGTGGTGCTGCTGGAGCGGACCGGGGAGCAGACCGTGTCCCCGGCGGAATGA
- the glgX gene encoding glycogen debranching protein GlgX, whose protein sequence is MQVWPGEAYPLGATYDGAGTNFAVFTEAANRVELCLLHDDGSETAVELRESDAFVRHAYLPGVMPGQRYGFRVHGPYDPGRGQRCNSAKLLLDPYAKAVSGSVRWGEEVYGYHFGDPERRNDLDSAPHTMTSVVINPYFDWGDDRPPRTDYHHTVIYEAHVKGLTMRHPGLPEELRGTYAALAHPAIIEHLTKLGVTALELMPVHQFVNDHRLVDMGLNNYWGYNTIGFFAPHNAYASWGDRGQQVLEFKSAVRALHEAGIEVILDVVYNHTAEGNHLGPTLSFKGIDNASYYRLTDDPRYYMDTTGTGNSLLMRSPHVLQLIMDSLRYWVTDMHVDGFRFDLAATLARQFHEVDRLSSFFDLVQQDPVVSQVKLIAEPWDVGEGGYQVGNFPPLWTEWNGKYRDTVRDLWRGEPRALAEFASRLTGSSDLYQDDGRRPLASINFVTCHDGFTLHDLVAYNDKHNQANGEENRDGESHNRSWNCGAEGESDDPDVLALRARQMRNFFATLMLSQGVPMISHGDEFARTQRGNNNAYCQDNELAWLDWPEDGSDLLEFVRAMVWLRRDHPVFRRRRFFHGRPVEGTHDELSDIAWFTPEGGEMEQRDWDSTQASALTVFLNGNAISEPGPRGERIADDSFLLMFNASPEPLDFLVPVDHGRQWQVVVDTARPDGVPPGTGPKVAAGDRITLPDRSLTVLQRPA, encoded by the coding sequence ATGCAGGTCTGGCCTGGAGAGGCGTATCCGCTCGGCGCCACCTATGACGGCGCCGGAACCAACTTCGCGGTCTTCACGGAGGCCGCGAACCGAGTAGAGCTGTGTCTGCTGCACGACGACGGCTCGGAGACGGCGGTGGAACTCCGCGAGAGCGACGCGTTCGTGCGGCACGCGTACCTGCCGGGCGTGATGCCCGGGCAGCGGTACGGGTTCCGGGTGCACGGCCCGTACGACCCCGGGCGCGGGCAGCGCTGCAACTCGGCGAAGCTGCTGCTCGACCCGTACGCGAAGGCGGTCAGCGGCTCCGTACGGTGGGGCGAGGAGGTGTACGGCTACCACTTCGGCGACCCGGAGCGGCGCAACGACCTGGACTCGGCGCCGCACACCATGACCTCGGTGGTGATCAACCCGTACTTCGACTGGGGCGACGACCGCCCCCCGCGCACGGACTACCACCACACGGTGATCTACGAGGCCCATGTGAAGGGCCTGACCATGCGGCACCCCGGACTGCCGGAGGAGCTGCGCGGCACGTACGCGGCGCTGGCGCACCCCGCGATCATCGAGCACCTGACCAAGCTGGGCGTCACGGCGCTGGAGCTGATGCCGGTACACCAGTTCGTGAACGACCACCGCCTGGTCGACATGGGCCTGAACAACTACTGGGGCTACAACACCATCGGCTTCTTCGCCCCGCACAACGCGTACGCCTCCTGGGGCGACCGCGGCCAGCAGGTGCTGGAGTTCAAGTCGGCCGTCCGGGCGCTGCACGAGGCCGGGATAGAGGTGATCCTGGACGTCGTCTACAACCACACCGCCGAGGGCAACCACCTGGGCCCGACACTGTCCTTCAAGGGCATCGACAACGCGTCGTACTACCGGCTGACGGACGACCCCCGCTACTACATGGACACCACCGGCACCGGGAACTCGCTGCTCATGCGGTCCCCGCACGTCCTCCAGCTGATCATGGACTCGCTGCGCTACTGGGTCACCGACATGCACGTCGACGGCTTCCGCTTCGACCTGGCCGCCACCCTGGCCCGGCAGTTCCACGAGGTGGACCGGCTGTCGTCGTTCTTCGACCTGGTGCAGCAGGACCCGGTGGTGTCCCAGGTGAAGCTGATCGCCGAGCCGTGGGACGTGGGCGAGGGCGGCTACCAGGTGGGCAACTTCCCGCCGCTGTGGACGGAGTGGAACGGCAAGTACCGCGACACGGTCCGGGACCTGTGGCGGGGCGAGCCGCGGGCGCTCGCGGAGTTCGCCTCGCGGCTGACCGGCTCCTCCGACCTGTACCAGGACGACGGCCGCCGCCCGCTGGCCTCCATCAACTTCGTGACCTGCCACGACGGTTTCACGCTGCACGACCTCGTCGCGTACAACGACAAGCACAACCAGGCCAACGGGGAGGAGAACCGCGACGGGGAGAGCCACAACCGGTCCTGGAACTGCGGTGCGGAGGGCGAGAGCGACGACCCGGACGTCCTCGCGCTGCGCGCCCGCCAGATGCGGAACTTCTTCGCCACGCTGATGCTGTCCCAGGGCGTGCCGATGATCAGCCACGGCGACGAGTTCGCCCGCACCCAGCGCGGCAACAACAACGCCTACTGCCAGGACAACGAGCTGGCCTGGCTGGACTGGCCGGAGGACGGCAGCGACCTGCTGGAGTTCGTCCGCGCGATGGTGTGGCTGCGCCGGGACCACCCGGTCTTCCGCCGCCGCCGCTTCTTCCACGGGCGGCCGGTGGAGGGCACCCACGACGAGCTGTCGGACATCGCCTGGTTCACCCCCGAGGGCGGTGAGATGGAGCAGCGGGACTGGGACTCCACCCAGGCGTCCGCGCTGACCGTGTTCCTGAACGGCAACGCGATCTCCGAGCCCGGCCCGCGCGGGGAGCGGATCGCCGACGACTCCTTCCTGTTGATGTTCAACGCCTCGCCCGAGCCGCTGGACTTCCTGGTGCCCGTCGACCACGGCCGGCAGTGGCAGGTGGTCGTCGACACGGCCCGCCCGGACGGGGTCCCGCCGGGCACGGGCCCGAAGGTGGCGGCCGGCGACCGCATCACCCTGCCGGACCGCAGTCTGACGGTGCTCCAGCGGCCCGCCTGA
- a CDS encoding Tat pathway signal sequence domain protein encodes MRETVHRHLGKVVAGTALAVAGTAVMVAITLPGTAGANETGGTNGDGTRAAQQTGQGPDAVRPGVVEQAPAAVKKGTGRDPLTDDEMQRVEKIALNKQLLTSGENVDGDHGPQRLSVDLADPEADELDDPAAPRRADVTFYDYRTDTLVTKTVDVESGKVVRTGTQHGVQPPLSRAENAEAAELLIADPLGAGLKADYKDATGRELTSADQLLLNGAVYRATPGGQPAVLDKCGEHRCVRLFPKVKNGPWIDARWLVVDLSARKVARLAH; translated from the coding sequence GTGCGCGAGACAGTGCACCGCCATCTGGGCAAGGTGGTGGCCGGGACGGCCCTGGCGGTGGCCGGGACCGCCGTCATGGTCGCGATCACCCTGCCGGGCACGGCAGGGGCGAACGAGACGGGAGGCACGAACGGCGACGGCACCAGGGCCGCGCAGCAGACGGGACAGGGCCCGGACGCGGTCCGGCCCGGCGTGGTCGAGCAGGCGCCCGCGGCCGTCAAGAAGGGCACGGGCCGCGACCCGCTGACCGACGACGAGATGCAGCGGGTCGAGAAGATCGCGCTGAACAAGCAGCTGCTCACCTCCGGTGAGAACGTCGACGGCGACCACGGCCCGCAGCGGCTGAGCGTCGACCTCGCCGACCCCGAGGCGGACGAGCTGGACGACCCGGCCGCGCCGCGCCGTGCGGACGTGACCTTCTACGACTACCGGACCGACACCCTCGTCACCAAGACGGTCGACGTGGAGTCCGGCAAGGTCGTGCGGACCGGCACCCAGCACGGCGTCCAGCCGCCGCTGAGCCGGGCGGAGAACGCCGAGGCGGCCGAGCTGCTGATCGCCGACCCGCTGGGCGCGGGTCTCAAGGCGGACTACAAGGACGCCACCGGCCGGGAGCTGACCTCGGCGGACCAGCTCCTGCTCAACGGCGCCGTCTACCGCGCCACCCCGGGCGGGCAGCCCGCCGTGCTCGACAAGTGCGGCGAACACCGCTGCGTGCGGCTGTTCCCGAAGGTCAAGAACGGCCCGTGGATCGACGCCCGGTGGCTGGTCGTCGACCTGAGCGCCCGCAAGGTGGCCCGGCTCGCCCACTGA